A stretch of the Desulfobacter sp. genome encodes the following:
- a CDS encoding XTP/dITP diphosphatase has product MKQIIVLASTNQNKTREIQNVLKEYPVEIKNLSDFGPIPEVIEDGETFDDNAYKKASFTARVLGYPALADDSGLCVEALDNAPGVYSARYAGEDATDAQNLAKLLEALKDEENRKAAFECVISIAIPTGPALTYEARCEGVLTRKPQGENGFGYDPIFYFPELDKTFAQLSMEEKARVSHRGKALTQITQEMDKILDWIDINMPRFIREPCKK; this is encoded by the coding sequence GTGAAACAGATCATTGTACTGGCCTCGACCAATCAAAATAAAACCAGGGAGATTCAGAACGTTCTCAAAGAGTATCCTGTTGAAATTAAAAATCTTTCTGATTTCGGTCCTATCCCGGAAGTCATTGAAGATGGAGAAACTTTTGACGACAATGCCTACAAAAAAGCCTCCTTTACAGCCAGAGTCCTGGGATACCCTGCCCTGGCAGATGATTCAGGTCTGTGCGTGGAGGCCCTGGACAATGCTCCGGGTGTCTATTCTGCGCGGTATGCCGGTGAAGATGCAACCGATGCCCAAAACCTTGCCAAACTCCTTGAGGCCTTAAAAGATGAAGAAAACCGCAAAGCAGCATTTGAATGTGTGATCTCCATTGCCATCCCCACAGGACCAGCTCTGACTTATGAAGCCCGGTGTGAAGGGGTCTTGACCCGAAAACCCCAGGGTGAAAACGGATTTGGATATGATCCCATCTTTTATTTCCCAGAACTCGACAAAACCTTTGCCCAGCTTTCCATGGAAGAAAAAGCCAGGGTCAGCCACAGGGGAAAAGCCTTAACACAAATCACCCAGGAAATGGACAAGATCCTGGACTGGATTGACATCAACATGCCCAGATTTATCAGGGAACCGTGTAAAAAATAA
- a CDS encoding nitroreductase family protein, with protein sequence MEDFKALVKSNRSCRRFDNDFKLNLSTLENLVDLARHTASAANKQPLKYILSVDPIKNDQIFSCLTWAAYLKDWKGPEKKEQPTGYIVVLGDLSIADKFWCDYGIAAQTMLLGARAQGLAGCMFGAINIKKLSNFLGIADHLEVKLVIALGKPVERVIIDDLEDQGDIKYWRDDSSVHHVPKRKTADLIVKAF encoded by the coding sequence ATGGAGGATTTCAAAGCGCTGGTCAAATCAAACCGGTCCTGCAGACGATTCGACAATGATTTCAAGCTTAATTTAAGCACCCTGGAAAATCTGGTGGACCTGGCCCGACATACCGCCTCAGCAGCCAATAAACAGCCCTTAAAATACATTCTTTCGGTAGACCCAATAAAAAATGACCAGATTTTTTCCTGTCTGACCTGGGCCGCCTATCTCAAGGACTGGAAGGGGCCTGAAAAAAAAGAACAGCCCACAGGCTATATCGTTGTTCTAGGCGATTTATCCATTGCAGACAAATTCTGGTGCGACTACGGAATTGCCGCCCAGACCATGCTGCTGGGCGCACGGGCCCAGGGACTTGCCGGCTGTATGTTCGGGGCCATCAATATTAAAAAACTCAGCAATTTTCTGGGCATTGCCGACCATTTAGAGGTCAAGCTGGTCATTGCCCTGGGCAAGCCTGTTGAAAGGGTTATAATCGATGACCTGGAAGACCAGGGTGATATAAAATACTGGCGGGATGACTCATCAGTCCACCACGTGCCCAAACGAAAAACGGCCGACCTGATTGTTAAAGCCTTTTAA
- a CDS encoding radical SAM protein, with amino-acid sequence MKILLVNPACLDQRITDDDAKIVPIGLYYLAAQALEQKMTANILNLADLGDAPPDPGQQGKANPLSVFKKYIKTEPPDIIGFSVTNPSRINAMACATAARKLLPQTILVFGGPAPTFMGEHFFKACPALDIIVQGEGETSFTAMITAVKAGRIHPDKKRLPQSFDQIPGLVIRRKTGRVDTGPAQLLKDLDTLVHPSKYFVFQHLSMSRGCPGKCTFCGSPKFWGSADIRRHSAGWFFEEIKTLARKGVSHFYISDDTFTMDREAVIELCENIITAGLSITWNAISRVDYIDAYLLKSMRKAGCIQISFGVESGSAKIRKTLGKPIDNDICVRAFDLVKAHGILPRAYFIYGSPGENQATIDQSIELMERLGPLSTVFYMLVIFPGTHLYTRAVEKGWVNDDIWYQQIEDLPWFKVDKDLDFTCVKSYGDRLRSAFFTKVEQFAAQIDFKQDKELFPFHADFLSRLALTFSHGEYSNDPRIKDPDKTALALFEKAFEYHPDPRAYLGLAMIHQKAKLFSKAVHCLENGLAHFPGHKDLCVCMGVCLMNQAQFSKALSFFIPFDKDPCLGHYIDICKNRINSKENTP; translated from the coding sequence GTGAAAATTCTTTTAGTCAATCCAGCCTGTCTGGACCAGCGGATCACAGATGACGACGCAAAAATTGTTCCCATCGGCCTCTACTATCTGGCGGCCCAGGCACTGGAACAAAAAATGACCGCTAACATTCTGAACCTGGCTGACCTGGGCGATGCCCCCCCTGACCCGGGCCAACAAGGCAAGGCTAATCCTTTGTCCGTGTTCAAAAAATATATTAAAACAGAGCCGCCGGATATCATTGGGTTTTCCGTGACCAACCCCAGCCGGATCAATGCAATGGCCTGTGCAACTGCGGCCAGAAAACTTTTGCCCCAAACCATTCTTGTTTTTGGCGGGCCCGCCCCCACCTTTATGGGGGAACATTTTTTCAAGGCCTGCCCGGCTCTTGATATCATAGTACAAGGCGAGGGAGAAACCAGTTTTACCGCCATGATCACGGCGGTAAAGGCCGGCAGGATTCATCCGGACAAAAAAAGGCTCCCCCAGTCTTTTGACCAGATCCCGGGCCTTGTGATCAGGCGAAAAACAGGCCGGGTGGATACAGGCCCGGCTCAACTGCTCAAGGATCTGGATACCCTGGTTCATCCTTCAAAATATTTTGTTTTCCAGCATTTGTCCATGTCCCGGGGCTGCCCGGGCAAATGCACCTTTTGCGGATCTCCGAAATTCTGGGGATCCGCCGACATCCGCCGACATTCGGCAGGTTGGTTTTTTGAAGAGATAAAAACCCTGGCCCGAAAAGGGGTCTCCCATTTTTATATTTCCGATGACACCTTTACCATGGATCGAGAAGCGGTGATCGAGCTGTGCGAAAACATCATCACCGCCGGCCTTTCCATTACCTGGAATGCCATTTCACGGGTGGATTATATTGATGCATATCTGCTCAAATCCATGCGAAAGGCCGGATGCATACAGATCAGCTTTGGGGTAGAATCGGGGTCTGCCAAAATCAGAAAAACCTTGGGAAAACCCATTGACAATGACATCTGCGTCCGCGCCTTTGACCTGGTCAAAGCCCACGGCATCCTGCCCAGGGCCTATTTTATCTACGGATCCCCGGGTGAAAACCAGGCCACCATCGACCAAAGCATTGAGTTGATGGAACGCTTAGGCCCTCTGAGCACGGTATTTTACATGCTGGTCATTTTTCCGGGCACCCATCTGTACACCCGGGCCGTTGAAAAAGGATGGGTCAACGATGATATCTGGTATCAGCAAATCGAAGACCTGCCCTGGTTTAAGGTGGATAAAGATCTGGATTTTACCTGCGTTAAATCCTATGGAGACCGTTTAAGATCCGCTTTTTTCACCAAGGTGGAACAATTTGCCGCCCAAATTGATTTCAAACAGGACAAGGAGTTGTTCCCCTTTCATGCTGATTTTCTCTCCCGTCTTGCCCTGACCTTTTCCCACGGGGAATATTCAAATGACCCCCGGATAAAAGATCCGGACAAAACCGCCCTGGCCCTGTTTGAAAAAGCGTTTGAATACCACCCCGACCCCAGAGCATACCTGGGCCTTGCCATGATCCATCAAAAGGCAAAACTTTTTTCTAAAGCCGTTCATTGTCTTGAAAACGGATTAGCACATTTTCCGGGACACAAGGACCTTTGTGTCTGTATGGGGGTCTGCCTGATGAATCAGGCCCAATTTTCAAAGGCCCTTTCTTTTTTTATCCCCTTTGACAAGGATCCTTGCCTGGGGCATTATATAGATATCTGCAAAAACCGAATTAATTCAAAAGAGAACACGCCATGA
- a CDS encoding response regulator encodes MGTIKQFIIKKTTPAHLTAQNGIHYWQERVLLSLLLTIALLGSLTWIPSVYLSIKESLWMVAGADTLILGFGLFLFFKPSLSYTFRAAAMAGISYVLGLILLFTLGPFGAGPLWLFFFPILTGVLMGTKPSVWALVLNGLTILFVGILIQVHQTELMAQFGFKSWDIAKVNPGMKWVVISANFMLLNILSTMLVTIVLTGLHKSLIELSVSEKKHRQIFENILDVYFESSLEGTILEISPSIEQVSSYVQTEIRGKAINEVYQIPQDRPFIFDLLIKENQVSGYELDLMDKSGEIRTCSINARLVRDDQDKPEKIIGIFRDISEQKAIAQREKELEDRLNRSQKMEALGLLAGGVAHDLNNVLSGIVTYPDLLLMDLPEKSPIAKGLKVIQSSGLRATEIVQDLLTLSRRGVVTREVVDLNEIVQDFLRMPEYEKILSFHPHVSVKTHIKATAPQLKGSAIHLQKTVMNLISNAAEAQKEGGVIQISTRNQHLEKPVKGYDRVHEGDYLVLTVEDQGEGICPEDVKRIFEPFFTKKVMGRSGTGLGMAVVWGTVQDHDGYIDVSSTPGKGTRFDLYFPVTDDLVETSIDPVDFKALMGNKERILIVDDVDHQRQIALIALKRLGYDPIDVGSGEEAVQFLKKHSADLVLLDMIMDPGIDGLETFTRIIQFKPDQKAVIASGFSQTRQVKKTMALGAGQYLKKPYTLEKIGLAIKKELARA; translated from the coding sequence ATGGGTACCATTAAACAATTTATCATTAAAAAAACCACGCCGGCGCACCTGACAGCACAAAACGGTATCCACTATTGGCAGGAACGGGTATTGCTCTCCCTGCTTTTGACCATTGCCCTTCTGGGATCTCTCACCTGGATACCCAGCGTTTATCTTTCCATCAAAGAATCCTTGTGGATGGTGGCTGGGGCTGACACCCTGATACTGGGTTTTGGCCTTTTTCTTTTTTTCAAGCCCTCCCTTTCTTACACCTTCAGGGCCGCTGCCATGGCCGGGATATCATACGTTCTGGGGCTTATCCTGCTTTTTACCCTGGGTCCATTTGGTGCAGGCCCTTTGTGGCTGTTTTTTTTCCCCATCCTCACCGGAGTGCTCATGGGGACAAAGCCCTCTGTCTGGGCATTGGTCCTAAACGGATTGACCATTCTTTTTGTGGGAATTTTGATCCAGGTTCACCAAACAGAACTGATGGCCCAGTTCGGGTTCAAATCCTGGGATATTGCCAAGGTAAATCCAGGCATGAAATGGGTGGTCATCTCTGCCAACTTCATGCTGCTCAACATCTTGTCCACCATGCTGGTCACCATTGTCCTGACCGGGCTGCACAAATCTTTGATCGAACTTTCGGTTTCTGAAAAAAAGCACCGGCAAATATTTGAAAATATCCTGGATGTCTATTTTGAATCCAGCCTTGAAGGCACCATCCTTGAAATATCCCCCTCAATTGAGCAGGTCTCTTCCTATGTCCAGACAGAAATCCGTGGAAAGGCCATCAATGAAGTATATCAGATTCCCCAAGACCGACCCTTTATCTTTGATCTTTTGATCAAGGAAAATCAGGTTTCAGGATATGAGCTCGACCTGATGGACAAATCAGGAGAAATTCGAACCTGTTCAATCAATGCCCGGCTGGTCAGGGATGATCAGGACAAGCCTGAAAAAATCATCGGCATTTTCAGGGATATTTCCGAACAAAAAGCCATTGCCCAAAGGGAAAAGGAATTGGAAGACCGGCTCAACCGCTCCCAAAAAATGGAAGCCTTGGGCCTGCTGGCAGGCGGTGTGGCACACGATTTAAACAATGTTTTGTCAGGTATTGTCACCTATCCGGACCTTTTGCTCATGGATCTTCCTGAAAAAAGCCCGATTGCCAAGGGCCTTAAGGTCATCCAGTCTTCAGGATTAAGGGCCACGGAGATCGTTCAGGACCTGCTCACCCTGTCCCGGCGGGGGGTCGTTACCCGGGAGGTGGTGGATCTCAACGAAATTGTACAGGACTTTTTACGGATGCCTGAATATGAAAAAATTCTCTCCTTCCATCCCCATGTATCAGTTAAAACCCATATCAAGGCCACAGCCCCCCAGTTGAAAGGATCAGCCATCCATCTCCAAAAAACCGTGATGAACCTGATCTCCAATGCTGCCGAAGCCCAGAAAGAAGGCGGGGTCATTCAGATTTCAACCCGTAACCAGCATTTGGAAAAACCGGTAAAAGGGTATGATCGTGTCCATGAAGGGGACTATCTGGTCCTGACAGTGGAAGACCAGGGAGAAGGCATTTGCCCTGAAGACGTCAAACGGATTTTTGAACCTTTTTTCACTAAAAAAGTGATGGGACGTTCCGGCACAGGCCTTGGCATGGCCGTTGTATGGGGAACGGTTCAGGACCATGACGGGTATATTGATGTGTCTTCAACCCCGGGCAAGGGAACCCGGTTTGACCTTTATTTCCCGGTCACGGACGACCTGGTCGAGACGTCCATAGACCCCGTTGACTTTAAAGCGCTTATGGGCAACAAAGAAAGAATCCTCATTGTGGATGATGTGGACCACCAGCGGCAGATTGCCCTGATTGCCCTTAAACGGCTCGGCTATGATCCGATTGATGTGGGAAGCGGGGAAGAGGCGGTGCAGTTTTTGAAAAAACATTCCGCAGACCTTGTGCTGTTGGACATGATCATGGATCCGGGCATTGACGGTTTGGAAACCTTTACCAGAATCATTCAATTCAAACCCGACCAGAAAGCCGTGATTGCCAGCGGATTTTCCCAAACCCGCCAGGTTAAAAAGACCATGGCCCTGGGGGCGGGTCAGTATCTGAAAAAGCCCTATACCCTTGAAAAAATAGGGCTGGCCATTAAAAAAGAACTTGCCCGGGCATGA